The sequence CTTGTCTTGAATGGTGTGATCATCTCTTTCTTTTCTGTTCTCTAATCAGAAAAGAGATGGCAAACTCATGTCATGTGTGCTTCTTTTTCCTAGGTTCTCCTTTTTAACCCATGGTGATGATTGTCCTAACTTAGAGATTTGTTAAACTGGATGTTGATTAGTAGTACTTCCAGGTGTCTTGTTGGTAAAAGAGAAGGAAGATAAGAGTACACAGTAGTAGATTAATACTATCTCGCTAAAGGCTAAGTAGGAGTATAATAATAATTGCATGCCAGTACTTGAATTAGAAAGGGTGGCTGGATCATGTTAGGTTGTTGTAGAAGCCACGTCCGATTTTGATTGCAGGGAGAGGGACTCTCCAACAAATTTTGTAAAGGAATGGAATGACCTGTCTCTGTGCTCACTAACCCTGTCCCCGCCTTGTGTACGAAAAAATAAAAAGGCAATGGTGGATGCAGGAAGATGCTAGTAAGTATAAGCATGCTTGTCTTAGATTTACCCTAgaatgttgtactccctccgtttctaaatctaagtctttatagagattccatTATAAACcgtatatggatgtatatagatgcattttaagtttagattcatccattttactccgtatgagcggaatctctataaagacttatacttccttcgttttaaaatagatgactcaattttgtacaaaattagtacaaagttgggtcatctattttggaacagagggagtatttaggaacggagggaatatctTCTACACCATACCCTGTCCCTGCctttagaaaaaaacaaaaagacaATGGTAGATGcagaaagatgctaacaagtattaCCCTCATCCCAAAAATCttatctagatacagatgtatatagCACTGGAAACATCTAGACAAATTTAACCTTTGTCTCAAATTACTTGTCTTAAATTTATCTAGACATAggtgtatctaacactaaaacgtggCTGGATACATCTTTATGTAGACAAATCTAAAACAAATACTGTaattagaaacggaggaagtacgtAAAAAGAGAAGAAAACAACAGCCCCCTCAAAGCTTCATCTAAAAAAAGctctctcttctttctattaggaggACCAGCTGAGCATTCCTCGTGTTTCTGGGAGGTTAAAATACCAAGGGCATTTACGCGAAAGAAAAAACTAGTATAATAGGACggcaaatttgaaaaatttgacCTGTGAATGAAATCAAATCGCaaaatgaactgcccgtgaaactatttcacgcggttgacctttttgtgtgatgcccgacacgaaggcgttacactacactgtgcaacgcctcacagataggcgctacacgcctggccagcgttgcatcctagactgcctaaaaattgctaagtcaatgtgcagagcctaagagctaggcgctgcactgtatagtggggcgcctagctctcaggcgctgcactagtggttgcactacaaaatgaagcaaccactagtgcaatgCCTAGAAGCTAgacgctacactgtatagtgtggcgcctagctctcaggcgctgcacactgacttagtaattttcggatcacatGGGTGCGACGCTGgacaggcgtgtagcgcctatctgtgaggcattgcacaatgtagtgtggcgccttcgtatCAGGCGTCACACAAAAAGATCAACCGCGTGAAATTGTTTCACGgatagttcattctgtgatttgatttcgtccataggtcaaaTTTATCAATTTTGCCTAACAGGACCATTTGCGTGAACGATTGTTGACCACGAGATGCACCTAACCCCCTAAACCCTCCGCTGTTTGTTTGGACGCTTACTTCAGTGGTAGTTGTATCTCACAGTCTCAGTACAGCCACATGTCCACTCCTGCTATTCCCACCTACCCCTACTCCCACCCCCATCGCACGGAAGCACGACGATAAAACGCCCACGCTCTTCCATCTCTGCCATAACAAACGCAAAGCTGctccatcatcttcctctttgtttctctttcatcTGTTGACCTCTGCAAGAAAACAAGTAAGCCTGTCCAGCTCTACTCTCATTTCTGCTCTTTTTGTTTCAAACAAATTTTAACACGCCCAGGTCAGCTAGTATCATGAGTGGCAAACGAGAAAAAGAAACCAGAGTCAGCTTTTGATCGGATTTCGCTTGAAATTAACTGCAGTGGGATCGGAGCAGGAGAAGAAGGCCGCCGCCACGGTGGAAGTGGAAGGCATCCCGTTCCCGCGGGAAATCGCCGGCGCCAAGACGCTCTCGCTCGTCGGCCATGGCAAGCACTAGAATCTCTGACTGAAGAACAGACACGAacgaatcatttttttttttttgacacaATCAAGTTCAACTTCAACGTGCAGGCGTCACAGACATTGAGATCCATTTCCTTCAGATCAAGTTCAACGCCATCGGGGTCTACCTCGACGTCGACGGCGCCATGGAGCATCTGCAGGGCTGGAAGGGGAAGAGCCAGCTGATGGAGGACGAGGCTTTCTTCGACGCCCTGGTCTCCGGTGAGACGATGGATGGATGATAATCGACCTCCAACAAGTGACGCTGGTCATATGTTTCTGACACGATGTTGCGCGTGCATTTGCAGCTCCGGTGGAGAAGGTGCTGAGGGTGGTGGTGATCAAGGAGATCAAGGGGTCGCAGTACGGCGTGCAGCTCGAGAGCTCCGTCAGGgaccgcctcgtggcagcggacaaatacgaggacgacgaggaggaggcgctcgaGAAGGTCTCCGACTTCTTCCAGTCCAAGTACTTCCGGCCCGGCTCCGTCGTCACCTTCCACTTCCCGGCCACGGTCACCGCCGCGCCAGAGATATCGTTCGTGACGGAAGGCAAGGAGGAGGCCAAGGTGGCGGTGGAGAACGCGGCCGTGGCGGAGATGATCCAGAGGTGGTACCTTGGCGGCGATTCGGCGGTGTCGCAGACCACCGTCAGGAGCATCGCTGATAGTTTCGCGGCAATGCTCACCTCACCATGATTCTTTTTTTACAAGTGCTGCTTACCTGCTTTTGCAATAAATCGATAAGTCACGATGAAATATTTCAAAAAACACTTGCTGGCGAAGCCCTACCGGTCCTTTGGCAACTCGATCCAAACGCTGTACAAATTATTTCTAAAATTTTCATAAATAACACTTTATTATTTAAATATTACACCCGGTCTCTGAATAATTAAGATGCACACGGCCAAATCAAATTCAGTCtcagaaagagaaaaaaaaggacaAAATACAGGTATTCATGAAGAGACTGGATGACGCCTAAACCGTTGAAGGGCCAATCCTAATATCATGCTAC comes from Triticum aestivum cultivar Chinese Spring chromosome 5B, IWGSC CS RefSeq v2.1, whole genome shotgun sequence and encodes:
- the LOC123111354 gene encoding chalcone isomerase-like protein 2: MGSEQEKKAAATVEVEGIPFPREIAGAKTLSLVGHGVTDIEIHFLQIKFNAIGVYLDVDGAMEHLQGWKGKSQLMEDEAFFDALVSAPVEKVLRVVVIKEIKGSQYGVQLESSVRDRLVAADKYEDDEEEALEKVSDFFQSKYFRPGSVVTFHFPATVTAAPEISFVTEGKEEAKVAVENAAVAEMIQRWYLGGDSAVSQTTVRSIADSFAAMLTSP